One part of the Populus alba chromosome 18, ASM523922v2, whole genome shotgun sequence genome encodes these proteins:
- the LOC118052030 gene encoding uncharacterized protein isoform X2, translated as MGISKTEINLRRLLSSAPQQQNQAKLVHYIATLREQLEQLAEERTADELPRVSKAVLNEYSEKIEAIASKLVNSLETFAGDSGKESPKADGGDQIAPSPGLRRRFAPVSNFEDKTRDSIKADASAPVKLDAAAQAHIEKHRKLQDDLTDEMVVLAQQLKESSLVMSQSLQNTEKILDSTEKAVEQSLASTGHANVRTMDIYSKTSKTTCFTWLLMFLMTCIFIMVVLLIRVT; from the exons ATGGGAATCAGCAAAACAGAAATAAACTTAAGAAGATTACTCTCATCTGCTcctcaacaacaaaatcaagcaAAACTCGTTCAT TATATTGCTACTTTAAGAGAGCAATTGGAACAACTGGCTGAAGAGAGAACGGCTGATGAATTACCAAG agTCTCGAAGGCGGTGTTGAACGAGTATTCGGAGAAGATTGAAGCTATTGCTTCTAAATTAGTTAACTCATTG gaaacttttgctggGGATTCGGGAAAAGAAAGTCCCAAGGCAGATGGAGGAGATCAGATAGCACCTTCTCCAGGCTTGAGGAGGAGATTTGC GCCAGTGTCGAATTTTGAAGACAAAACTCGCGACTCTATTAAGGCAGATGCATCAGCTCCTGTTAAACTGGATGCTGCAGCACAAGCGCACATTGAAAAGCACAG AAAGCTTCAAGATGACTTGACTGATGAAATGGTTGTATTGGCACAACAACTAAAAGAGAGTAGTCTCGTGATGAGCCAGTCTTTACAAAACACTGAAAAG ATACTAGATTCTACAGAGAAGGCTGTTGAGCAGAGCTTGGCCAGCACTGGTCATGCCAATGTCCGGACCATGGACATATACTCGAAGACATCAAAGACCACGTGCTTCACATGGCTTTTGATGTTTCTAATGACATGTATTTTCATCATGGTTGTCCTCCTGATTCGTGTCACCTGA
- the LOC118052144 gene encoding homeobox-leucine zipper protein HAT14, with product MEAEGYCDTRLGLGLGGENHEPWPQKKKEKPAVRLDLSFTLCPKNDAMDMDHHDKAEGICFKSEEDEEYGIKRRDDSIDSNIDGSGRKKLRLTKDQSSLLEESFRRHTTLNPAQKHSLAEQLNLKPRQVEVWFQNRRARTKLKQTEVDCEFLKKCCESLSNENRRLKKELQQLRSQKTGRSSPLHTQLAKEGTITVCCSSCKGKFHD from the exons ATGGAAGCAGAAGGATACTGTGACACAAGACTCGGGCTTGGACTCGGTGGTGAAAACCATGAGCCATGGCCGcagaaaaagaaggagaagccCGCTGTACGTTTAGACCTCTCATTTACACTGTGCCCGAAAAACGATGCCATGGATATGGATCATCATGACAAGGCGGAGGGGATATGTTTCAAGtctgaagaagatgaagaatatGGAATTAAGAGACGTGATGATTCCATTGATAGTAACATCGATGGTTCTGGTAGAAAGAAACTCAGGCTTACAAAAGATCAATCCAGCTTGCTCGAGGAGAGCTTCAGAAGGCATACCACTCTTAATCCG GCTCAAAAGCATTCACTTGCCGAGCAATTGAATTTGAAGCCAAGACAAGTTGAAGTTTGGTTTCAGAACAGGAGAGCAAG GACCAAGCTGAAGCAAACAGAGGTAGACTGTGAGTTCTTGAAAAAATGTTGTGAAAGTTTAAGCAATGAGAACAGAAGATTGAAGAAAGAACTGCAGCAGCTAAGATCACAGAAAACGGGACGATCATCGCCATTACACACTCAGCTTGCCAAGGAAGGCACAATTACAGTGTGTTGTTCTTCATGTAAAGGAAAGTTTCACGACTAA
- the LOC118052032 gene encoding glutaredoxin-C4 gives MATWIRLPSILATAVTLTVLAASLTWAGSPEATFVKKTISSHQIVIFSKSYCPYCKRAKGVFKELNQTPHVVELDQREDGHNIQDAMSEIVGRRTVPQVFIDGKHIGGSDDTVEAYESGELAKLLGVASEQKDDL, from the exons ATGGCGACGTGGATAAGATTGCCATCAATCTTGGCCACAGCAGTAACATTAACAGTACTTGCAGCATCACTCACCTGGGCTGGCAGCCCTGAAGCTACTTTTGTCAAAAAAACCATCTCTTCTCATCAGATCGTCATCTTCTCCAAGTCTTATTGCCC GTATTGTAAGAGGGCTAAAGGTGTTTTCAAAGAACTGAACCAGACACCACATGTTGTCGAGCTCGATCAAAGAG AGGATGGGCACAACATTCAGGATGCCATGAGTGAAATTGTTGGGAGGCGCACTGTGCCTCAGGTTTTCATAGACGGGAAGCACATTGGTGGCTCAGATG ACACCGTGGAAGCATACGAAAGTGGAGAACTTGCTAAGCTTTTAGGAGTTGCTTCAGAGCAGAAAGATGATCTTTAA
- the LOC118052031 gene encoding uncharacterized protein isoform X2, translating into MNELVALDEGIMKGLILMLGSGQRKVSVAACNALLDLSSTLIGRRSLLEFSALEWFIFGFLQVPASSIVVSLCNEDERSVACARIAFKEDGHAVSILHAAITLINTCNVEQLEKIPWKLSEKFLVSLKTLWEKVHDQMLLGNAWSSHRDRDLNLSNVTVNSLAESIFRLSINVSEFVIPLPSVLVDRMIFGWSDLGFENFMLHHWESSPSLVRRLSGSLTEENDILSSFAESLNCKESCPTFVASILQRFFSCVPIASDELNIISFLEEVRSELGCPIIYEQDIRVLRTEQPSKKEVHFFQKKVDPCCFKKLAFNNVDIMKCEEAFKEGYTIALRGVEFRFASIAAVADALASLFGQPSVGANIYLTPPNSQGLARHCDDHCVFVCQLFGTKQWTIYPRPNLQLPRLYDPFDREHCLGEQNSLAECRKFQLREGDILYIPRGFPHEACTHDDGSSDLARFSLHVTFGVEVEPPFEWEGFAHVALHRWYKTQTQLHGASDEPLSGTLDLMSVTLLHLMIELIGASDSTLRKASLAGALVLPLEINDWLYLNQKTTFNHIIDQINKASMFLEVFRSVEVAIGKNEDPLHRMRWLRLLYQETETIQEHDWNVPLGEFQNLFPSCAQHKDMTEAAFMQVKSKFCDEVLFEDVIDSYKLLLEKYKKARKQYMNGMLSLHCSGFR; encoded by the exons ATGAATGAACTGGTTGCTTTGGATGAGGGGATAATGAAAGGATTGATCTTGATGTTAGGGAGTGGACAAAGGAAAGTTTCAGTGGCTGCTTGTAATGCCCTTTTGGATTTGTCTTCTACTTTGATTGGAAGACGAAGTTTATTGGAATTCTCAGCCTTAGAATGGTTTAT TTTTGGATTCCTTCAGGTTCCTGCATCTTCAATAGTGGTTTCTTTATGTAATGAAGATGAGAGAAGTGTTGCCTGTGCCAGGATAGCTTTTAAAGAAGATGGGCATGCAGTGTCAATTCTTCACGCTGCTATTACTTTAATTAATACTTGCAACGTGGAGCAATTGGAAAAGATCCCATGGAAGCTATCCGAAAAATTCTTGGTTTCTTTGAAAACATTGTGGGAAAAGGTGCATGATCAGATGTTACTTGGCAATGCTTGGTCATCACATCGAGATAGGGATTTAAATTTGAGCAATGTTACAGTTAACAGCCTGGCAGAAAGTATTTTTAGGTTATCTATTAATGtcagtgaatttgtgattccTTTGCCATCTGTGTTAGTTGACAGAATGATCTTTGGTTGGAGTGATCtaggttttgaaaatttcatgtTACATCACTGGgaatcatctccttctcttGTAAGAAGGCTTTCAGGGTCCTTAACTGAGGAAAATGACATTTTAAGCTCATTTGCAGAGTCTCTAAACTGTAAAGAATCATGTCCTACCTTTGTTGCATCCATTCTTCAAAGGTTTTTTTCATGTGTACCTATTGCTTCAGATGAACTGAACATCATAAGTTTCCTAGAGGAGGTGAGAAGTGAATTGGGCTGTCCTATAATATATGAGCAGGACATACGGGTACTAAGAACAGAGCAGCCTTCAAAAAAAGAGGTGcatttctttcaaaagaaagttGATCCATGCTGCTTTAAGAAACTTGCTTTCAATAACGTGGATATTATGAAATGTGAAGAAGCATTTAAAGAGGGCTATACAATCGCGCTCCGTGGTGTTGAGTTCCGCTTTGCAAGTATTGCAGCTGTTGCAGATGCTTTAGCATCTTTGTTTGGTCAACCATCAGTAGGTGCCAATATATACTTGACACCACCTAATTCTCAAGGCTTGGCTCGTCACTGTGATGACCACTGTGTGTTTGTATGCCAACTCTTTGGGACTAAGCAATGGACAATCTATCCACGACCAAATTTGCAGCTACCTCGCTTGTATGATCCTTTTGATAGAGAACATTGTCTTGGGGAACAGAATTCTTTAGCTGAATGTAGAAAGTTCCAGTTGAGGGAAGGTGACATCTTGTATATTCCAAGAGGCTTTCCTCACGAGGCATGTACACATGACGATGGTTCTAGTGATTTAGCCAGATTTTCCTTACATGTCACTTTTGGTGTTGAGGTGGAACCTCCATTTGA GTGGGAGGGCTTTGCACATGTTGCACTCCATCGCTGGTACAAGACCCAAACACAGTTGCATGGAGCTTCAGATGAGCCATTGTCTGGAACTCTGGACCTCATGTCTGTGACTCTGTTGCATCTaatgattgaattaattggggCCTCTGATTCTACCTTGCGGAAAGCTTCCTTAGCTGGTGCTCTCGTTTTGCCTTTGGAGATCAATGATTGGTTATATTTGAATCAGAAAACCACTTTCAACCAcataattgatcaaattaacaaGGCATCAATGTTCTTGGAAGTTTTCAGGAGTGTGGAAGTAGCTATTGGAAAAAATGAAGATCCCTTACATCGAATGAGGTGGCTCAGGCTTCTCTATCAGGAGACAGAAACAATTCAAGAACATGATTGGAATGTACCTCTCGgtgaatttcaaaatttatttcctTCATGTGCTCAACACAAGGACATGACAGAAGCTGCATTCATGCAAGTTAAATCTAAGTTCTGTGATGAAGTGTTATTTGAGGATGTGATTGATAGCTATAAACTACTACTCGAGAAGTATAAGAAAGCCAGAAAGCAATATATGAATGGAATGCTCTCACTACATTGCAGTGGATTTCGCTGA
- the LOC118052030 gene encoding uncharacterized protein isoform X1, which yields MGISKTEINLRRLLSSAPQQQNQAKLVHYIATLREQLEQLAEERTADELPRVSKAVLNEYSEKIEAIASKLVNSLPEIKAPQETFAGDSGKESPKADGGDQIAPSPGLRRRFAPVSNFEDKTRDSIKADASAPVKLDAAAQAHIEKHRKLQDDLTDEMVVLAQQLKESSLVMSQSLQNTEKILDSTEKAVEQSLASTGHANVRTMDIYSKTSKTTCFTWLLMFLMTCIFIMVVLLIRVT from the exons ATGGGAATCAGCAAAACAGAAATAAACTTAAGAAGATTACTCTCATCTGCTcctcaacaacaaaatcaagcaAAACTCGTTCAT TATATTGCTACTTTAAGAGAGCAATTGGAACAACTGGCTGAAGAGAGAACGGCTGATGAATTACCAAG agTCTCGAAGGCGGTGTTGAACGAGTATTCGGAGAAGATTGAAGCTATTGCTTCTAAATTAGTTAACTCATTG CCTGAAATTAAGGCTccccaggaaacttttgctggGGATTCGGGAAAAGAAAGTCCCAAGGCAGATGGAGGAGATCAGATAGCACCTTCTCCAGGCTTGAGGAGGAGATTTGC GCCAGTGTCGAATTTTGAAGACAAAACTCGCGACTCTATTAAGGCAGATGCATCAGCTCCTGTTAAACTGGATGCTGCAGCACAAGCGCACATTGAAAAGCACAG AAAGCTTCAAGATGACTTGACTGATGAAATGGTTGTATTGGCACAACAACTAAAAGAGAGTAGTCTCGTGATGAGCCAGTCTTTACAAAACACTGAAAAG ATACTAGATTCTACAGAGAAGGCTGTTGAGCAGAGCTTGGCCAGCACTGGTCATGCCAATGTCCGGACCATGGACATATACTCGAAGACATCAAAGACCACGTGCTTCACATGGCTTTTGATGTTTCTAATGACATGTATTTTCATCATGGTTGTCCTCCTGATTCGTGTCACCTGA
- the LOC118052031 gene encoding uncharacterized protein isoform X3, with the protein MVYVPASSIVVSLCNEDERSVACARIAFKEDGHAVSILHAAITLINTCNVEQLEKIPWKLSEKFLVSLKTLWEKVHDQMLLGNAWSSHRDRDLNLSNVTVNSLAESIFRLSINVSEFVIPLPSVLVDRMIFGWSDLGFENFMLHHWESSPSLVRRLSGSLTEENDILSSFAESLNCKESCPTFVASILQRFFSCVPIASDELNIISFLEEVRSELGCPIIYEQDIRVLRTEQPSKKEVHFFQKKVDPCCFKKLAFNNVDIMKCEEAFKEGYTIALRGVEFRFASIAAVADALASLFGQPSVGANIYLTPPNSQGLARHCDDHCVFVCQLFGTKQWTIYPRPNLQLPRLYDPFDREHCLGEQNSLAECRKFQLREGDILYIPRGFPHEACTHDDGSSDLARFSLHVTFGVEVEPPFEWEGFAHVALHRWYKTQTQLHGASDEPLSGTLDLMSVTLLHLMIELIGASDSTLRKASLAGALVLPLEINDWLYLNQKTTFNHIIDQINKASMFLEVFRSVEVAIGKNEDPLHRMRWLRLLYQETETIQEHDWNVPLGEFQNLFPSCAQHKDMTEAAFMQVKSKFCDEVLFEDVIDSYKLLLEKYKKARKQYMNGMLSLHCSGFR; encoded by the exons ATGGTTTAT GTTCCTGCATCTTCAATAGTGGTTTCTTTATGTAATGAAGATGAGAGAAGTGTTGCCTGTGCCAGGATAGCTTTTAAAGAAGATGGGCATGCAGTGTCAATTCTTCACGCTGCTATTACTTTAATTAATACTTGCAACGTGGAGCAATTGGAAAAGATCCCATGGAAGCTATCCGAAAAATTCTTGGTTTCTTTGAAAACATTGTGGGAAAAGGTGCATGATCAGATGTTACTTGGCAATGCTTGGTCATCACATCGAGATAGGGATTTAAATTTGAGCAATGTTACAGTTAACAGCCTGGCAGAAAGTATTTTTAGGTTATCTATTAATGtcagtgaatttgtgattccTTTGCCATCTGTGTTAGTTGACAGAATGATCTTTGGTTGGAGTGATCtaggttttgaaaatttcatgtTACATCACTGGgaatcatctccttctcttGTAAGAAGGCTTTCAGGGTCCTTAACTGAGGAAAATGACATTTTAAGCTCATTTGCAGAGTCTCTAAACTGTAAAGAATCATGTCCTACCTTTGTTGCATCCATTCTTCAAAGGTTTTTTTCATGTGTACCTATTGCTTCAGATGAACTGAACATCATAAGTTTCCTAGAGGAGGTGAGAAGTGAATTGGGCTGTCCTATAATATATGAGCAGGACATACGGGTACTAAGAACAGAGCAGCCTTCAAAAAAAGAGGTGcatttctttcaaaagaaagttGATCCATGCTGCTTTAAGAAACTTGCTTTCAATAACGTGGATATTATGAAATGTGAAGAAGCATTTAAAGAGGGCTATACAATCGCGCTCCGTGGTGTTGAGTTCCGCTTTGCAAGTATTGCAGCTGTTGCAGATGCTTTAGCATCTTTGTTTGGTCAACCATCAGTAGGTGCCAATATATACTTGACACCACCTAATTCTCAAGGCTTGGCTCGTCACTGTGATGACCACTGTGTGTTTGTATGCCAACTCTTTGGGACTAAGCAATGGACAATCTATCCACGACCAAATTTGCAGCTACCTCGCTTGTATGATCCTTTTGATAGAGAACATTGTCTTGGGGAACAGAATTCTTTAGCTGAATGTAGAAAGTTCCAGTTGAGGGAAGGTGACATCTTGTATATTCCAAGAGGCTTTCCTCACGAGGCATGTACACATGACGATGGTTCTAGTGATTTAGCCAGATTTTCCTTACATGTCACTTTTGGTGTTGAGGTGGAACCTCCATTTGA GTGGGAGGGCTTTGCACATGTTGCACTCCATCGCTGGTACAAGACCCAAACACAGTTGCATGGAGCTTCAGATGAGCCATTGTCTGGAACTCTGGACCTCATGTCTGTGACTCTGTTGCATCTaatgattgaattaattggggCCTCTGATTCTACCTTGCGGAAAGCTTCCTTAGCTGGTGCTCTCGTTTTGCCTTTGGAGATCAATGATTGGTTATATTTGAATCAGAAAACCACTTTCAACCAcataattgatcaaattaacaaGGCATCAATGTTCTTGGAAGTTTTCAGGAGTGTGGAAGTAGCTATTGGAAAAAATGAAGATCCCTTACATCGAATGAGGTGGCTCAGGCTTCTCTATCAGGAGACAGAAACAATTCAAGAACATGATTGGAATGTACCTCTCGgtgaatttcaaaatttatttcctTCATGTGCTCAACACAAGGACATGACAGAAGCTGCATTCATGCAAGTTAAATCTAAGTTCTGTGATGAAGTGTTATTTGAGGATGTGATTGATAGCTATAAACTACTACTCGAGAAGTATAAGAAAGCCAGAAAGCAATATATGAATGGAATGCTCTCACTACATTGCAGTGGATTTCGCTGA
- the LOC118052050 gene encoding uncharacterized protein, whose product MAYVDHAFSITDEDLMVETSYTVNNKPPIKEIALAVALLVFGVVGIVLGSFMTYNRVGGDRGHGLFFAILGVVLFIPGFYYTRIAYFAYKGYKGFSFSNIPPV is encoded by the exons ATGGCATATGTGGATCATGCATTCTCAATAACTGATGAAGATTTAATGGTGGAGACTTCATATACAGTCAATAATAAGCCACCGATTAAAGAGATTGCTCTTGCTGTTgctcttcttgtttttggtgTAGTTGGTATTGTTTTGGGTTCTTTCATGACTTACAACAGAGTTGGTGGTGATAGAGGTCACg GGCTTTTCTTTGCGATATTGGGAGTGGTTCTGTTTATTCCAGGGTTTTATTACACAAGGATTGCATATTTTGCGTATAAAGGATACAAGGGCTTCTCTTTCTCCAACATACCACCTGTGTAA
- the LOC118052035 gene encoding beta-amyrin 28-monooxygenase encodes MSQYFQEMETLYIILLLFVSIILSLIAIIYKHRYQDKLPNLPPGNLGLPFVGESLDFLSKGWKGCPENFIFDRIRKYSSETFKTNLFLQPVVMLNGVAGNKFLFSNENRLVETWWPEFVNKIFPSALETSPKEEAKRLRRLFPLFLKPEALRRYIGTMDMVTRRHFALEWGNKAEVVVFPLAKSYTFELACRLFLSIEDPSHIARFSHPFSQITSGIFTIPIDFPGTPFNRAIKATKLIRIELLAIIKQRKNDLAEGKASPTQDILSHMLLSNDADGKYMNEVEIADKIIALLMGGHDSTGTACTFIVKYLAEMPHIYEAVYKEQAEIIKSKAPGELLNWDDIQKMKYSWNVACETMRLTPPFIGNFKEAIKDFTFNGFAIPKGWKLYWSASSTHKNAEYFSEPEKFDPSRFEGKGPAPYTFIPFGGGPRMCPGNEYARLEILVFMHNLVKRFKFERLILDEKIVFDPTPRPEMGLPVRLLPHKA; translated from the exons ATGTCGCAGTACTTTCAAGAAATGGAGACTCTCTATATCATCCTTCTCCTCTTTGTCTCCATCATTCTCTCCCTCATTGCCATAATTTACAAGCACAGATACCAGGATAAACTCCCTAACCTTCCTCCAGGCAATCTAGGCCTCCCTTTTGTGGGAGAGAGCCTAGATTTCCTGTCAAAAGGATGGAAAGGATGCCCAGAAAACTTCATATTCGATCGCATTCGGAAATATTCATCGGAAACATTCAAAACAAATCTTTTTCTTCAGCCTGTAGTGATGTTAAATGGTGTTGCGGGAAACAAGTTCTTATTCTCCAATGAGAACAGACTTGTTGAAACATGGTGGCCTGAATTTGTAAACAAGATATTTCCATCTGCATTAGAAACGTCACccaaagaagaagcaaaaagaCTGCGTAGGCTGTTCCCTCTATTCCTGAAACCTGAGGCCTTGCGGAGGTATATAGGTACCATGGATATGGTTACCAGAAGACACTTTGCCTTGGAATGGGGAAACAAAGCAGAGGTGGTCGTCTTCCCTCTGGCAAAAAGCTACACATTCGAGTTGGCTTGCCGGTTGTTTCTAAGTATTGAAGATCCCAGCCACATAGCCAGATTTTCCCACCCATTCAGCCAAATAACCTCTGGTATTTTTACCATCCCCATTGATTTTCCTGGAACTCCATTTAATCGAGCCATCAAGGCCACAAAGTTAATCAGAATTGAGCTTTTGGCCATTATCAAGCAAAGAAAGAACGATCTTGCAGAAGGAAAGGCATCCCCAACCCAAGACATATTGTCACACATGCTGCTAAGCAATGATGCGGATGGAAAGTACATGAATGAGGTGGAGATTGCTGACAAGATTATTGCATTATTGATGGGTGGACATGATAGCACTGGTACTGCCTGTACTTTCATCGTCAAATATCTTGCTGAGATGCCTCATATCTATGAAGCAGTTTACAAGG AGCAAGCTGAGATCATTAAATCCAAAGCACCCGGTGAGTTGTTGAATTGGGATGACATTCAAAAGATGAAATATTCATGGAATGTAGCTTGTGAAACAATGAGACTCACACCACCGTTTATTGGTAACTTCAAAGAAGCCATCAAGGACTTCACATTCAACGGTTTCGCCATCCCAAAGGGCTGGAAG TTGTATTGGAGTGCAAGCTCAACGCATAAAAATGCTGAATACTTTTCCGAGCCTGAGAAGTTCGATCCCAGTagatttgaagggaaaggacCAGCTCCTTACACGTTTATTCCGTTTGGTGGAGGACCAAGGATGTGCCCTGGAAATGAATATGCTCGattagaaattcttgttttcatgcataacttggtgaagaggttcaaatttgaaagattgaTTCTCGATGAGAAGATAGTATTCGATCCAACGCCAAGACCAGAAATGGGACTTCCAGTTCGTCTGCTTCCTCACAAAGCTTGA
- the LOC118052031 gene encoding uncharacterized protein isoform X1, translated as MEMEEQQKNSKKRTRKRKTTSLLSLNNTTTIFPLLLAAATQLSDSQKNTPNNSSEILVKKCLTKLHQSILSNNQTFPISVLSLLPILMSSKCAGIACRSAEIVGLASLVSLEMNELVALDEGIMKGLILMLGSGQRKVSVAACNALLDLSSTLIGRRSLLEFSALEWFIFGFLQVPASSIVVSLCNEDERSVACARIAFKEDGHAVSILHAAITLINTCNVEQLEKIPWKLSEKFLVSLKTLWEKVHDQMLLGNAWSSHRDRDLNLSNVTVNSLAESIFRLSINVSEFVIPLPSVLVDRMIFGWSDLGFENFMLHHWESSPSLVRRLSGSLTEENDILSSFAESLNCKESCPTFVASILQRFFSCVPIASDELNIISFLEEVRSELGCPIIYEQDIRVLRTEQPSKKEVHFFQKKVDPCCFKKLAFNNVDIMKCEEAFKEGYTIALRGVEFRFASIAAVADALASLFGQPSVGANIYLTPPNSQGLARHCDDHCVFVCQLFGTKQWTIYPRPNLQLPRLYDPFDREHCLGEQNSLAECRKFQLREGDILYIPRGFPHEACTHDDGSSDLARFSLHVTFGVEVEPPFEWEGFAHVALHRWYKTQTQLHGASDEPLSGTLDLMSVTLLHLMIELIGASDSTLRKASLAGALVLPLEINDWLYLNQKTTFNHIIDQINKASMFLEVFRSVEVAIGKNEDPLHRMRWLRLLYQETETIQEHDWNVPLGEFQNLFPSCAQHKDMTEAAFMQVKSKFCDEVLFEDVIDSYKLLLEKYKKARKQYMNGMLSLHCSGFR; from the exons atggAAATGGAGGAGCAGCAAAAAAACAGCAAGAAGAGAACCcgcaaaagaaaaacaacgtCCCTTCTCTCCCTTAACAACACTACAACCATCTTCCCTCTCTTACTAGCCGCAGCAACCCAACTCTCCGATTCTCAAAAAAACACACCCAACAATAGTTCCGAAATCTTAGTCAAGAAATGCTTAACCAAATTACACCAATCTATCCTTTCAAACAACCAAACATTTCCCATATCTGTTCTCTCCTTGTTGCCCATCCTCATGAGCtccaa GTGTGCTGGAATTGCGTGTCGAAGTGCGGAGATTGTTGGGTTGGCTTCACTAGTGTCATTGGAAATGAATGAACTGGTTGCTTTGGATGAGGGGATAATGAAAGGATTGATCTTGATGTTAGGGAGTGGACAAAGGAAAGTTTCAGTGGCTGCTTGTAATGCCCTTTTGGATTTGTCTTCTACTTTGATTGGAAGACGAAGTTTATTGGAATTCTCAGCCTTAGAATGGTTTAT TTTTGGATTCCTTCAGGTTCCTGCATCTTCAATAGTGGTTTCTTTATGTAATGAAGATGAGAGAAGTGTTGCCTGTGCCAGGATAGCTTTTAAAGAAGATGGGCATGCAGTGTCAATTCTTCACGCTGCTATTACTTTAATTAATACTTGCAACGTGGAGCAATTGGAAAAGATCCCATGGAAGCTATCCGAAAAATTCTTGGTTTCTTTGAAAACATTGTGGGAAAAGGTGCATGATCAGATGTTACTTGGCAATGCTTGGTCATCACATCGAGATAGGGATTTAAATTTGAGCAATGTTACAGTTAACAGCCTGGCAGAAAGTATTTTTAGGTTATCTATTAATGtcagtgaatttgtgattccTTTGCCATCTGTGTTAGTTGACAGAATGATCTTTGGTTGGAGTGATCtaggttttgaaaatttcatgtTACATCACTGGgaatcatctccttctcttGTAAGAAGGCTTTCAGGGTCCTTAACTGAGGAAAATGACATTTTAAGCTCATTTGCAGAGTCTCTAAACTGTAAAGAATCATGTCCTACCTTTGTTGCATCCATTCTTCAAAGGTTTTTTTCATGTGTACCTATTGCTTCAGATGAACTGAACATCATAAGTTTCCTAGAGGAGGTGAGAAGTGAATTGGGCTGTCCTATAATATATGAGCAGGACATACGGGTACTAAGAACAGAGCAGCCTTCAAAAAAAGAGGTGcatttctttcaaaagaaagttGATCCATGCTGCTTTAAGAAACTTGCTTTCAATAACGTGGATATTATGAAATGTGAAGAAGCATTTAAAGAGGGCTATACAATCGCGCTCCGTGGTGTTGAGTTCCGCTTTGCAAGTATTGCAGCTGTTGCAGATGCTTTAGCATCTTTGTTTGGTCAACCATCAGTAGGTGCCAATATATACTTGACACCACCTAATTCTCAAGGCTTGGCTCGTCACTGTGATGACCACTGTGTGTTTGTATGCCAACTCTTTGGGACTAAGCAATGGACAATCTATCCACGACCAAATTTGCAGCTACCTCGCTTGTATGATCCTTTTGATAGAGAACATTGTCTTGGGGAACAGAATTCTTTAGCTGAATGTAGAAAGTTCCAGTTGAGGGAAGGTGACATCTTGTATATTCCAAGAGGCTTTCCTCACGAGGCATGTACACATGACGATGGTTCTAGTGATTTAGCCAGATTTTCCTTACATGTCACTTTTGGTGTTGAGGTGGAACCTCCATTTGA GTGGGAGGGCTTTGCACATGTTGCACTCCATCGCTGGTACAAGACCCAAACACAGTTGCATGGAGCTTCAGATGAGCCATTGTCTGGAACTCTGGACCTCATGTCTGTGACTCTGTTGCATCTaatgattgaattaattggggCCTCTGATTCTACCTTGCGGAAAGCTTCCTTAGCTGGTGCTCTCGTTTTGCCTTTGGAGATCAATGATTGGTTATATTTGAATCAGAAAACCACTTTCAACCAcataattgatcaaattaacaaGGCATCAATGTTCTTGGAAGTTTTCAGGAGTGTGGAAGTAGCTATTGGAAAAAATGAAGATCCCTTACATCGAATGAGGTGGCTCAGGCTTCTCTATCAGGAGACAGAAACAATTCAAGAACATGATTGGAATGTACCTCTCGgtgaatttcaaaatttatttcctTCATGTGCTCAACACAAGGACATGACAGAAGCTGCATTCATGCAAGTTAAATCTAAGTTCTGTGATGAAGTGTTATTTGAGGATGTGATTGATAGCTATAAACTACTACTCGAGAAGTATAAGAAAGCCAGAAAGCAATATATGAATGGAATGCTCTCACTACATTGCAGTGGATTTCGCTGA